The sequence below is a genomic window from Candidatus Auribacterota bacterium.
CGAGCGAGGAGATGGAGACGGGGGGATAACCAGTATAGGGCCCCCTTACATCATGGCGGCGTCGGCACGGCCTAGAAAGCGTAGAGCCTGTTGTCGTCCGACCCTACATATACCGTGCCGGAGCCTATCGCCACGGAGGAGACGACGGGCTCGGCCGTGCGGTAGCTCCAGAGGAGCGCTCCAGTGGATACATAGCTGTAGAGCACATTGTCTTCCGATCCCACGTACACCGTCCCGCTCACGCTGAGCGCGGGCGATGAGGAGATGTCTCCCGAGGTGGCATAGCTCCAGTACCGGGCTCCGTTCTGTCTCAGCGCGTAGAGCCTGTTGTCCGTCGATCCCATGAACACCGTGTCGACGGCCACCGCCGCCGATGAAATGATCGGCTCTCCCGACCTGTAGCTCCAGAGGAGCTTCCCCGCGAAGTCCATGGTGTAAAAGACGTTGTCCCCCGACCCGATATAAACCGTGTTGGTCGAGCTCAGCCCCGGAGAGGCGGAGATGTCACCGGCGGTCCTGTAGCTCCAGTAGAATCCGCCGTCGCGCCACAGGCCGAGGATGCGGTTGTCGTTTGACCCCACGTACAGGGTGTTGTCGCTCACCGCCGGAGATGACTCGATCGTACCGCCCATCCTGTAACTCCACAGCAGACCGCCATTCGAAGCAAGCGCATAGAGCCTGTCGTCTTCAGAGCCCACGTATATCTCCGCATCCGCCGTGGTAACCGCAGGAGATGACGAGATGCTCGCGGCGGTCCTGTAACTCCAGGCGAGCGAAGCATTCTGCGAGAAGGCGTAGAGACGGCTGTCGTCAGACCCCGTATAGACCCGCGAGGCGTCTATCGCCGGGGAGGAGGAGATCAAACCCGCGGTTCTGTAGCTCCAGAGGAGACCGCCGCCGGAAGACATGCAGTAGAGGCAGTTATTTTCCGAGCCTAGATAGACGGTGTCCGTGACGCTCACCGCCGGGGAGGATGACACATTTGCCGCGAGATTGCAACTCCATCTCAGCGCGCACCGCTCCGCCCCCTCGACAACGGTTACGCCCGTCCGGTTTGAGTTACAGTGGAACATCGGCCAGATGGCATAGTCGTTGAAATCGGGGGTCTCGCTGTCATCCGTTGAATAAGCCCCGTCGCTCAACGTGTTCGTGTTGGGTCCCTCGTTCCTGAAGGTGTACTCGTACCCGTCGTCGCTGACGGTTATCCTGAGGCTGCCCTGTAGCGTGGGGTCGGTGTCGTGCCCGTTCCCCACGATGGTCACGTTGTCGGCCGTCCCGGCGTCGGAATCGCCTCTCTCAAGCGTATAGATCGTGGTCACGGCCGTGTACGCAGGCGAGTAGGCGGAGCCGCCGTCGGTCAAGCCATTCAGGTGGTTAATCGCATACTGGTGGGGATGACCGTAGCCGTTGTTGTCTCCGCAGGAGATGACGGCATACTCCGGGAGGATGGAGGCGATAAATGAGTTGTTCGTAGAGTTGTAGCTGCCGTGATGGCTCACGTGGAGGACGTCGATATTGACACTCGCGGCCTCGATCGCCGTGCCCAGTGTATTCTCCCAGCTGTCCGTGAGGTCCCCGAGCGTGAGGTAATCGAAACCTCCGTACTGGATGAGGAGGCCTATGGCGCGGGCGTTGGCGTCATCGCCTGGGCTGGTGTAGCCGCCGCCGTAGGTGTGGCCGTCGACGGAGACGAATGTAGCGATGCAGCCCCCGCCCAGGTCAAGTATGTCGCCAACCGATGGGGTCGCCTGCCTCCCGCTGAAGGCGGTGTTGTAGGCCGCTTCGGCATAGGTGGCGGAATCACCGAGGTCGTAGATGGTCGAGGGCATGTACTGATTGGAGTTGTAGGTGGCGATGTTGTCGAGGCCGCCGCTGTGGTCGCCATCCCAGTGCGTGGTCACCATGTAGTCCAGCCCGCCGGTCGGAATGACGCGATTGAAGAGCGCGAGGACGGAGTCGGAACCGCTCGATCCGCCGGCGCCTCCGTCAATGAGGAGCCTCGTTCCGTCCGGGGATATGACGAGAGTCGAGTCTCCCTGATGGTAGAATCCCGAGTCATCGAGACCTACCTCTATGCAGTAGATTTCAAGGTCCTGTGCCGCCGACGGTGGGCAAAAGAAAGATAACGCGCACACCATCGCACCGAGAGAGACATACGCAAAACGAGAGACCATGTCCGCTCCTCCTCTGTTGTGTAGAACTGCCGCTGCGACCGTTCTACGGTACGCTACGCCCTTATGCTATCTGAGATCATAATGGACATTCTTTGCAACAAAAAGATGCAAAAAAAATAAATAAAAATGATAATGGATCAGTTATAAAGGGGACCACGGCTGAACACGGACTATTCCTTTCCTTATAAACGAGAACCTGTTGTTACTGTTTTAAAGATCTCTGCGCTCTCTGTGTTTCAGTCTTCACGCAGCTTACGGCCACGTTATTGTCGGCATCCCACCGTCGCGATAAGGACGCACGATAAAGGGCATCCCGGCCCAAACCGCATATCCCCCCGATGGATCCCAGGACCATGCCTCCTCAACGTATGCACCCGTGGTTGTAATTTCTACCTGATTTTCCACATCCCAGAGCGCGATTTCTATAGTGTCACCTTCTTCAGCCTCGATCTCGGCGGCGATTGACTCTCCCACATCTTCCGTTGTAGCAAGGTCCCCCTTATCAAACGGCAGCGAAATCCAGTTGTCGTTATCATTCGACCCGCTCAAGTCGTAAAGATCGAATACAACCGATCCCGCAGGAGGTACCGTCCCCGATATTATCAATTTACCCTGACTGCTCCCTCCGGCTAATGTGATGGTTGCCTTATACATTTCCCCGACTACAATCGAATAGCCCCCTAGCGGATCCCAACCCCAGACCGCCCCATCGTAGGTACCCGTGGTTGTCTCTAATGTCTGAGTGCTTGC
It includes:
- a CDS encoding PQQ-binding-like beta-propeller repeat protein, yielding MVSRFAYVSLGAMVCALSFFCPPSAAQDLEIYCIEVGLDDSGFYHQGDSTLVISPDGTRLLIDGGAGGSSGSDSVLALFNRVIPTGGLDYMVTTHWDGDHSGGLDNIATYNSNQYMPSTIYDLGDSATYAEAAYNTAFSGRQATPSVGDILDLGGGCIATFVSVDGHTYGGGYTSPGDDANARAIGLLIQYGGFDYLTLGDLTDSWENTLGTAIEAASVNIDVLHVSHHGSYNSTNNSFIASILPEYAVISCGDNNGYGHPHQYAINHLNGLTDGGSAYSPAYTAVTTIYTLERGDSDAGTADNVTIVGNGHDTDPTLQGSLRITVSDDGYEYTFRNEGPNTNTLSDGAYSTDDSETPDFNDYAIWPMFHCNSNRTGVTVVEGAERCALRWSCNLAANVSSSPAVSVTDTVYLGSENNCLYCMSSGGGLLWSYRTAGLISSSPAIDASRVYTGSDDSRLYAFSQNASLAWSYRTAASISSSPAVTTADAEIYVGSEDDRLYALASNGGLLWSYRMGGTIESSPAVSDNTLYVGSNDNRILGLWRDGGFYWSYRTAGDISASPGLSSTNTVYIGSGDNVFYTMDFAGKLLWSYRSGEPIISSAAVAVDTVFMGSTDNRLYALRQNGARYWSYATSGDISSSPALSVSGTVYVGSEDNVLYSYVSTGALLWSYRTAEPVVSSVAIGSGTVYVGSDDNRLYAF